The Candidatus Margulisiibacteriota bacterium genomic interval CCACATCTTTTTCTTAAATATTCAGGTAAAAACTTGAAAGGAGAGGAAGTTATTACCGAGGTTGTTAAGTACAGTAATTAAAGCAGGACATCTTGATTGACAGAAAGAAATTACTCTGTTATATTTTCCCTGCTATTAAGATTTTGCGGGCTACGAATCGCCGAAGTTACGGTGAACGAAGCTGATTGAAAAATTAATTGATGAAATTCCCTTTGATAATACTGGGGCGGGCTTGCCTCGCCGTAGTGCACCAGAGGTGAACGGAGGCGGGCCCTTAGCTCAGCTGGTCAGAGCAACCGGCTCATAACCGGTGGGTCGTAGGTTCAAGCCCTACAGGGCCCACCAGCATAAAAAGGTTTGCAGCAAACCCTCGTTTTATTAGAAAATATCCATTATAATTAGGTAAATAAACATAGCGAAAGGATAAGATATGAAGTTATCTATTATTGTTCCGGCTTATAATGAAGAAAAAAGTATAGGTAAGACACTGGAAGGGCTTAAAAATCAGTCTTACAAAGACCTAGAAATAATAGTTATTGATAATAACAGTAAAGATAAAACATCGGAAATAGCTAAACAGCATGTTGATAAAGTTTATTTGGAAACACAGCAGGGTTATATCTATGCAGTTATCAGAGGAGCAAAGGAAGCCAGCGGAGAACTTATAACTTTTTGTGACGCTGACACTGTTTATCCCCGCGATTGGGCTGAAAAAGCCGTAAAACCATTTATGAAGAACAGTAAAGTAGTTGCTGTTTATGGCACATGTGCTACTTTTGACTCAGGCAAGATCAGTAGTTTTTTCAATTATTTGGGCTATACAGTGTTTCTTATGGTTTCTCGTACTCTGGGTCTGGATAATACTTCAGGTTTTAATTTTATAATGAGAAAGTCCGCTTATGATAAAGTAGGCGGCTATGATCCGGCATATAAAAAAATGTCCCCGGATATAGAACTCGGTAAACGTTTGAAAATAACCGGAAATATCAAGTTCTTACCAAGCCTGAAAGTTTCTTCATCAATCAGAAGATTTAAAGAAAAAGGAAAGATAAAGACATTCTTTATGTTTGCTAAAGCCTGGTGGTCCATGCTTAGGAATAAATTGCCCGATG includes:
- a CDS encoding glycosyltransferase family 2 protein codes for the protein MKLSIIVPAYNEEKSIGKTLEGLKNQSYKDLEIIVIDNNSKDKTSEIAKQHVDKVYLETQQGYIYAVIRGAKEASGELITFCDADTVYPRDWAEKAVKPFMKNSKVVAVYGTCATFDSGKISSFFNYLGYTVFLMVSRTLGLDNTSGFNFIMRKSAYDKVGGYDPAYKKMSPDIELGKRLKITGNIKFLPSLKVSSSIRRFKEKGKIKTFFMFAKAWWSMLRNKLPDVDYAEYNKVKK